The Eubacteriaceae bacterium Marseille-Q4139 genome has a window encoding:
- the hemZ gene encoding coproporphyrinogen dehydrogenase HemZ, which yields MIGLLLNDTAYEQDMRELLMAFYPGESFVHERREDVSYYIEGTYSDGHFRFRILEGDSVTGNLEFPVEYEERQTAKSKIKRELYGLLSEKTKKTLPWGTLTGIRPTKIALTRLEAGQSEDEIGRFMEETYLTSREKIDLSIEIAGRERELLKNIDYENGYSLYVGIPFCPTTCLYCSFTSYPIGAWKGKTGLYLDALFKELSYTAEKMKGRTLDTVYFGGGTPTSLEAGELDAILTKIEELFDLSSVSEFTVEAGRPDSITREKLLALRKHGITRISINPQTMKQATLDLIGRRHTVEMVKEKYALARELGFDNINMDLIIGLPEEDIDDVRATMEELKAMAPDSVTVHSLAIKRAARLNMFREQYANLKIRNTQEMVDLTAEYAREVGLLPYYLYRQKNMAGNFENVGYAAPGKACIYNILIMEEKQTIVGCGAGTTTKVAFPAENRLERVENVKDVGQYIERIDEMIARKEKMLEKLP from the coding sequence ATGATCGGGCTTTTATTAAATGATACTGCTTATGAGCAGGACATGCGCGAGCTTTTGATGGCTTTTTATCCGGGAGAGTCCTTTGTTCATGAACGGCGGGAAGATGTATCATATTATATAGAAGGAACGTATTCGGATGGACATTTCCGGTTCCGCATTCTGGAAGGCGATTCCGTGACGGGGAACCTGGAATTTCCCGTAGAGTATGAAGAACGCCAGACGGCGAAATCAAAAATCAAGCGGGAGCTTTACGGCCTGCTCTCGGAAAAGACGAAAAAGACGCTGCCCTGGGGGACGCTCACGGGGATCCGCCCCACGAAGATTGCCCTTACGAGGCTGGAGGCGGGCCAGAGTGAAGACGAGATCGGCCGGTTCATGGAGGAAACCTACTTAACGAGCCGGGAAAAAATTGACTTGAGCATCGAAATTGCCGGCCGCGAGCGGGAGCTTTTAAAGAACATCGACTATGAAAACGGGTACAGCCTCTATGTGGGCATCCCGTTCTGCCCGACCACCTGCCTGTACTGTTCGTTTACGTCGTATCCCATCGGCGCATGGAAGGGAAAGACAGGGCTTTATCTTGATGCGCTGTTTAAGGAACTTTCCTACACGGCCGAAAAAATGAAGGGGCGCACCCTGGACACGGTTTATTTCGGCGGCGGGACACCCACGTCCTTAGAGGCCGGGGAGTTAGACGCCATCCTCACAAAAATTGAGGAGCTTTTCGACCTTTCTTCTGTCAGCGAGTTCACCGTGGAGGCGGGACGGCCTGACAGCATCACGAGAGAAAAGCTTCTGGCGTTAAGAAAGCATGGGATCACGCGGATTTCCATCAATCCCCAGACCATGAAGCAGGCCACGCTGGATTTAATCGGCCGGCGGCACACGGTGGAGATGGTGAAGGAAAAATACGCCCTTGCGAGAGAGCTTGGCTTTGACAACATCAATATGGACTTAATCATCGGCCTTCCGGAGGAAGACATCGACGACGTGCGCGCCACCATGGAAGAATTAAAGGCCATGGCGCCGGACAGCGTCACCGTCCATTCCCTCGCCATCAAGCGGGCCGCCAGGCTTAACATGTTCCGGGAACAGTACGCGAACTTAAAAATCCGGAATACCCAGGAGATGGTTGACTTGACGGCGGAGTATGCCAGAGAGGTGGGTCTTCTTCCCTACTACCTTTACCGGCAGAAAAACATGGCCGGGAACTTTGAGAACGTCGGCTATGCGGCGCCCGGGAAAGCCTGCATTTACAATATCCTGATTATGGAAGAAAAGCAGACTATCGTCGGCTGCGGCGCAGGAACCACGACGAAGGTGGCCTTCCCGGCGGAAAACCGGCTGGAGCGTGTGGAAAACGTGAAGGACGTCGGCCAGTATATCGAGCGGATTGACGAAATGATTGCCAGGAAGGAAAAAATGCTTGAAAAGCTGCCGTGA
- the hisS gene encoding histidine--tRNA ligase encodes MALKKKPVTGMRDILPAEMQIRDYVLNQIKETYRGFGFSTIETPCVEHIENLLSKQGGDNEKLIFKVLKRGEKLNLETAEAENDLTDSGLRYDLTLPLSRYYANNAANLPAPFKALQVGNVWRADRPQKGRYRQFVQCDIDILGDATSQAEIELVLATTTALSKICPDKRFMVRINDRQILRAMALYSGFPEEDIEKVFITVDKMDKIGADGVRQELMENGCSEETADKYLGLMSQVTPDADGVRRMGEILGEFLPEGTAENLAGIIETVLHVSDGGFGLQFDPTLVRGMGYYTGTIFEVSMEGFGGSVAGGGRYDKMIGKFTGMDTPACGFSIGFERIVLILTESGFEIPDGREKEAWLFEKGMAPDALSSIMKEAMAARAGGKTVLVAQMNKNKKFQKEQLMKEGYGEFREFYREALKR; translated from the coding sequence ATGGCATTAAAAAAGAAACCTGTGACCGGCATGAGGGACATCCTGCCGGCAGAGATGCAGATCCGTGACTATGTGTTAAACCAGATTAAGGAGACATACCGCGGATTTGGCTTTTCCACCATCGAGACGCCCTGTGTGGAACACATTGAAAACCTTTTGAGCAAGCAGGGCGGAGACAATGAAAAGCTGATTTTTAAGGTATTAAAGCGCGGAGAAAAACTGAATCTTGAGACGGCGGAGGCAGAAAACGACCTGACTGACAGCGGCCTGCGCTATGATCTGACGCTCCCACTTTCCAGATACTATGCAAACAACGCGGCGAACCTCCCTGCCCCCTTTAAGGCGCTCCAGGTTGGGAACGTATGGCGGGCAGACAGACCCCAGAAGGGGCGCTACCGCCAGTTTGTCCAGTGCGACATCGACATTCTGGGCGATGCCACGAGCCAGGCGGAAATCGAGTTAGTGCTGGCGACGACGACGGCCCTCTCGAAAATCTGTCCCGATAAGCGGTTTATGGTGCGGATCAATGACCGGCAGATTCTCCGTGCCATGGCCCTTTACAGCGGCTTCCCGGAGGAGGACATCGAGAAGGTGTTCATCACCGTGGACAAGATGGACAAGATCGGCGCCGACGGCGTGAGACAGGAACTGATGGAGAACGGCTGTTCCGAAGAGACGGCCGACAAATATCTGGGTCTCATGAGCCAGGTGACGCCGGATGCCGACGGCGTCCGCCGCATGGGAGAAATCCTCGGGGAGTTTCTTCCGGAAGGGACGGCCGAGAACCTGGCCGGCATCATCGAGACGGTTCTTCACGTCTCCGACGGCGGCTTTGGCCTTCAGTTTGACCCGACGCTTGTGCGCGGCATGGGCTATTATACGGGGACGATTTTCGAGGTTTCCATGGAAGGCTTCGGAGGCTCCGTGGCAGGCGGCGGCCGGTACGACAAGATGATCGGAAAGTTTACCGGCATGGATACGCCGGCCTGCGGCTTTTCCATCGGCTTTGAGCGGATTGTCCTGATCCTTACGGAGAGTGGCTTTGAAATCCCGGACGGCCGGGAGAAGGAGGCGTGGCTCTTTGAAAAAGGCATGGCGCCCGATGCGCTTTCTTCTATTATGAAAGAGGCCATGGCGGCCCGCGCCGGGGGGAAGACTGTCCTCGTGGCACAGATGAACAAAAACAAGAAATTCCAGAAGGAACAGCTTATGAAGGAAGGCTACGGCGAGTTCCGTGAATTTTACAGGGAAGCTTTGAAACGATAA
- the aspS gene encoding aspartate--tRNA ligase — protein sequence MAESMVGLHRSCRCAEVTEANIGQELTLMGWVQKSRNKGGIIFTDLRDRSGIIQIIFEESDCGTESFEKAERLRSEFAIAVTGTIEKRGGAANENLKTGTIEMRAKSLRILSESEVLPFPIEENSKTKEELRLKYRYLDLRRPDLQRNIMIRSRVATMVRQFLADEGFLEIETPTLIKSTPEGARDYLVPSRVHPGSFYALPQSPQLLKQLLMCSGFDRYFQLARCYRDEDLRADRQPEFTQIDMELSFVDVEDVLDVNERLLKKIFKEICDFDVELPIPRLTWREAMDRFGSDKPDMRFGMELKNVSEVVKDCEFVVFKSALENGGTVRGINAEGQAGMPRKKIDALVEYAKGFGAKGLAYLAIHEDGSYKCSFGKFMKEEELNALAKAMDGKPGDLLFFAADKNKVVFDVLGNLRLELARQLDLLKKDDFKFLWVTEFPLLEYSEEEGRFVAMHHPFTMPMDEDLPLIDTDPGAVRAKAYDIVLNGTELGGGSVRIHQADVQEKMLEVLGFTKERAEEQFGFLLDAFKYGVPPHAGLAYGLDRVIMLMVGADSIRDVIAFPKIKDASCLMMEAPSEVDEKQLEELHIAVVPEEKEE from the coding sequence ATGGCTGAATCAATGGTAGGCCTCCACCGTTCCTGCCGCTGTGCAGAGGTGACGGAGGCGAACATCGGACAGGAACTGACCCTGATGGGATGGGTGCAGAAGAGCAGGAACAAAGGCGGCATTATCTTTACCGACCTGCGCGACCGTTCCGGCATCATCCAGATTATTTTTGAGGAGAGCGACTGCGGCACAGAGAGCTTTGAAAAGGCAGAGCGATTGAGAAGCGAATTTGCTATTGCCGTCACCGGCACCATTGAAAAGAGAGGCGGAGCCGCCAACGAGAATTTAAAGACCGGCACCATCGAGATGCGGGCAAAATCCCTGCGGATTCTCTCAGAATCCGAGGTACTGCCGTTCCCGATTGAAGAAAACAGCAAGACGAAGGAAGAGCTGCGCTTAAAATACAGGTATCTTGACCTGCGCCGCCCCGACCTTCAGAGGAATATCATGATCCGGAGCCGCGTGGCGACCATGGTAAGACAGTTTTTGGCAGACGAGGGCTTTTTGGAGATCGAGACGCCCACGCTTATTAAGAGCACGCCGGAGGGCGCCCGTGACTACCTTGTGCCGAGCCGCGTGCATCCGGGGAGCTTCTATGCGCTGCCCCAGTCGCCGCAGCTTTTAAAACAGCTTCTCATGTGCTCCGGCTTCGACCGCTACTTCCAGCTTGCACGCTGCTACCGCGACGAGGATCTGCGGGCAGACCGCCAGCCGGAATTTACTCAGATCGACATGGAGCTGTCCTTCGTGGACGTGGAGGACGTCCTTGACGTCAACGAGCGGCTTCTTAAGAAAATTTTCAAGGAAATCTGCGATTTTGACGTGGAGCTTCCGATTCCGCGCTTAACCTGGAGAGAGGCCATGGACCGGTTCGGCTCCGACAAGCCGGATATGCGCTTTGGCATGGAGCTTAAAAACGTGTCCGAGGTGGTAAAAGACTGCGAATTCGTCGTCTTTAAGAGCGCCCTGGAAAACGGAGGTACCGTCCGCGGCATCAATGCCGAGGGACAGGCCGGCATGCCGAGAAAGAAAATCGACGCCCTTGTGGAGTACGCAAAGGGCTTTGGCGCCAAGGGGCTTGCATACCTTGCGATCCACGAGGACGGAAGCTATAAGTGTTCCTTTGGAAAGTTCATGAAGGAAGAGGAGCTGAACGCACTGGCAAAGGCCATGGACGGAAAGCCCGGCGACCTTCTGTTCTTTGCCGCCGACAAAAATAAAGTCGTCTTTGACGTCTTAGGAAATCTGCGTCTGGAGCTGGCAAGACAGCTTGACCTGTTAAAGAAAGATGATTTCAAATTCCTGTGGGTGACGGAGTTCCCGCTTCTTGAGTATTCTGAGGAAGAGGGACGTTTTGTGGCAATGCACCATCCGTTTACGATGCCCATGGACGAAGATCTGCCGCTCATCGACACCGACCCGGGCGCCGTCCGTGCGAAGGCCTACGACATCGTGTTAAACGGCACCGAGCTTGGCGGCGGTTCCGTCAGGATCCACCAGGCAGACGTGCAGGAGAAGATGCTTGAGGTTCTCGGCTTCACAAAGGAACGTGCCGAGGAGCAGTTCGGCTTCCTTCTTGATGCATTCAAGTACGGCGTGCCGCCCCATGCGGGGCTGGCTTACGGCCTCGACCGCGTCATCATGCTGATGGTGGGCGCCGACAGCATCCGCGACGTCATCGCGTTCCCGAAGATCAAGGATGCCTCCTGCCTGATGATGGAGGCGCCGTCCGAAGTGGACGAAAAACAGCTTGAGGAGCTGCACATTGCCGTAGTTCCCGAGGAAAAGGAAGAATAA
- a CDS encoding response regulator transcription factor — protein MDAVKILMVDDEARMRKLVKDFLGIKGYRVIEAADGEEAVDIFFKEKDIGLIILDVMMPKMDGWEVCKTIRRYSQVPIIMLTARSEERDELLGFELGVDEYISKPFSPKILVARTEAILRRGSVSTGEILEADGIRVDKDAHEVSVDGKPVDLSNKEFELLTYFLENQGIALSREKILNNVWNYDYFGDARTIDTHVKKLRSKLGPKGDAIKTIWGMGYKLEVNGE, from the coding sequence ATGGATGCTGTGAAGATTCTGATGGTGGATGACGAGGCGCGGATGCGGAAGCTCGTCAAAGACTTTTTGGGAATAAAGGGATATCGGGTCATTGAGGCAGCGGACGGCGAGGAAGCCGTGGACATTTTCTTTAAGGAAAAGGACATCGGCCTGATTATCCTGGACGTGATGATGCCGAAAATGGACGGCTGGGAGGTCTGCAAGACCATCCGCCGCTACTCCCAGGTGCCGATTATCATGCTGACGGCTCGTTCCGAGGAGCGGGATGAGCTTCTTGGCTTTGAGCTGGGCGTCGATGAATACATTTCAAAGCCCTTCAGCCCGAAAATCCTGGTGGCGAGGACGGAGGCGATTTTACGTCGCGGGAGCGTCTCCACCGGCGAAATCCTAGAGGCTGACGGAATCCGCGTGGACAAGGATGCCCACGAGGTCAGCGTGGACGGGAAACCGGTGGATTTAAGCAACAAGGAATTTGAGCTCCTGACGTATTTCCTGGAAAACCAGGGAATTGCCCTTTCCAGGGAGAAAATTCTCAATAATGTATGGAATTACGACTATTTCGGCGACGCCAGAACCATCGATACCCACGTGAAAAAACTCCGCAGCAAGCTGGGCCCCAAGGGCGATGCCATCAAAACCATCTGGGGAATGGGGTATAAGCTCGAGGTGAACGGAGAATGA
- a CDS encoding HAMP domain-containing protein, which translates to MKSIRTRLVVTFIGLMVAMIAVVWGVNQWYLEQYYISEKVKALNEAYETIDGQIRQNLEQGISIQEAMGRTMDSDGNIEEGDLLEIVRDFSDSANVSMLMIDNSLEDPAIYSTARDVSFLKDRIDRYILGKNKLKYSVVEKNDNYTIQKTFDPLRDSLYLESWGFFSDYSTAFIMSTPLSSIGESVALSNRFLTYVGFVTIVAGAGIVYLMTRMITKPISRLSELSERMSGLDFDAKYEAKRHDSSEITVLGNSMNELSERLKETIAELKSANNQLQKDIEEKTKIDEMRKEFIANVSHELKTPIALIQGYAEGLQEGMGEDKESRDYYCDVIVDEANKMNKMVKQLLTLSSLESGNDRTVMERFDLTELIQGVISSAQILAQQKGIEVVFDVSEPVFVWADEFKIEEVITNYLSNAINHADGEKKVVIRMEQEEKDVRVSVFNTGTPIPEDALPNLWTKFYKVDKARTREYGGSGIGLSIVKAIMDAHHQSCGVQNWQNGVEFWFTVDCSNE; encoded by the coding sequence ATGAAATCAATACGGACAAGGCTTGTCGTCACGTTCATTGGGTTAATGGTTGCGATGATTGCCGTCGTCTGGGGCGTGAACCAGTGGTATCTGGAACAGTATTATATTTCGGAAAAGGTAAAGGCCCTGAATGAGGCATATGAGACCATCGACGGCCAGATCCGGCAGAATCTGGAACAGGGAATCTCCATCCAGGAGGCCATGGGCCGTACCATGGATTCAGACGGGAACATCGAGGAGGGCGACCTGCTTGAAATCGTGCGCGACTTCAGCGACAGCGCCAATGTCTCGATGCTCATGATCGACAACAGCCTAGAGGATCCGGCGATCTATTCCACGGCCAGGGACGTAAGCTTCCTAAAGGACAGGATTGACCGGTATATTCTGGGAAAAAATAAACTAAAATACAGCGTCGTGGAAAAGAACGACAATTACACGATCCAGAAGACCTTTGACCCGTTAAGGGACAGCCTCTATCTGGAAAGCTGGGGATTCTTTTCCGATTACAGCACGGCTTTTATCATGAGCACGCCGCTTTCCAGTATCGGTGAGAGCGTGGCTCTGTCCAACCGCTTCTTGACGTATGTGGGATTTGTCACGATTGTGGCAGGGGCAGGCATCGTCTATCTGATGACGCGGATGATCACAAAGCCCATCAGCCGGCTTTCCGAGCTTTCCGAACGGATGTCAGGGCTGGATTTTGATGCCAAATATGAGGCAAAACGTCATGATTCCTCGGAGATCACCGTCCTGGGAAACAGCATGAATGAGCTTTCCGAGCGGTTAAAGGAGACCATCGCCGAGTTAAAATCGGCCAACAACCAGCTCCAGAAGGACATCGAGGAGAAGACGAAGATCGACGAGATGCGCAAGGAGTTCATCGCCAACGTATCCCATGAATTAAAGACACCGATTGCCCTGATCCAGGGCTACGCCGAAGGGCTCCAGGAGGGCATGGGCGAGGACAAGGAAAGCCGGGACTATTACTGCGACGTCATCGTGGATGAAGCCAACAAGATGAATAAGATGGTGAAGCAGCTCCTCACGCTTTCGTCCTTAGAAAGCGGAAACGACAGGACGGTTATGGAGCGGTTCGATTTGACCGAGCTGATCCAGGGCGTCATAAGCTCGGCGCAGATTCTGGCACAGCAGAAGGGGATCGAGGTTGTCTTTGATGTTTCGGAACCTGTTTTTGTCTGGGCAGACGAATTTAAGATCGAGGAGGTCATCACCAACTACTTAAGCAACGCCATCAACCATGCGGACGGCGAGAAGAAAGTGGTAATCCGCATGGAACAGGAAGAAAAAGACGTGCGGGTCTCCGTGTTCAACACGGGAACGCCGATTCCGGAGGACGCGCTTCCAAATCTCTGGACGAAGTTCTATAAGGTAGACAAGGCCAGGACACGGGAGTACGGCGGCAGCGGCATCGGCCTCTCCATCGTAAAGGCCATCATGGACGCCCACCACCAGAGCTGCGGCGTGCAGAACTGGCAGAACGGGGTGGAGTTCTGGTTTACGGTGGATTGCAGTAATGAGTAA
- a CDS encoding GNAT family N-acetyltransferase has translation MKYLKKMSGYLVYLSPVNPEDFEISAKWMNDREVAENLSVFHRQYSFLKEKQGLAESALDNYSFAIVRKEDDRLIGFCAFYNVDMTHQRAEFYIYLGEAEFRKKGFGRDALLTLLRYGFCVLNFNNIMLRVLSFNEAAFYLYESVGFKIIGRRRESFYKDGTYFDEIYMDMTKKDFFEKGTVI, from the coding sequence ATGAAATACTTAAAAAAGATGTCCGGATATCTCGTCTACCTTTCCCCGGTCAATCCGGAGGACTTTGAAATTTCCGCCAAGTGGATGAACGACAGGGAGGTGGCCGAAAATCTCTCCGTCTTTCACAGGCAATATTCCTTCCTTAAGGAAAAACAGGGGCTGGCAGAATCGGCGCTCGACAACTATTCCTTTGCCATTGTGCGGAAAGAGGACGACCGGCTCATCGGCTTCTGCGCCTTTTATAACGTCGACATGACTCACCAGCGGGCAGAATTTTATATTTATCTCGGCGAGGCGGAATTCCGCAAAAAGGGGTTCGGCCGCGATGCGCTCCTTACACTGCTCCGCTACGGCTTCTGCGTCTTAAACTTCAACAATATCATGCTGCGCGTCCTCTCTTTCAACGAAGCTGCTTTTTATCTCTATGAAAGCGTGGGCTTTAAAATCATAGGACGCAGGCGCGAGTCCTTCTATAAAGACGGCACATATTTTGACGAGATTTATATGGATATGACGAAAAAAGATTTCTTTGAGAAAGGCACTGTCATATAA
- a CDS encoding MFS transporter, translated as MQKFPKSFWYFAGSQLITNLSDGITTITLTLLTLSVSASSSHLGYVMAALSAPWFLLSIAAGIVIDRQGAYQTAKRANGLRALAFFLFAAFSVFGKLSIPLLAVFAFLMGTLEVLCDNSHSIFLPRILEKDQLEKANSIVSTAELASNKFIGVNLGSLFSMLSGTLSLCATGVCYVMSCLFLSLSKRAGRGTPREAAYRPAPSPSRLTGKSFLSDVSFGLLYLFRKKDIGFFVLIGFILNLTAGMQLAFYILYITETLHYSQQVYSLLISFAGIGSLLGGVAVYFVIDRFGRYFVLAFCCAAVLFQFLFRYGTASLLPLFAASLLEGLSVTAVNTISMSHRQREIEPECMGKVMATTRFLIVGATSLGSLAGGWAAESISYPVLGLAMGAASFLTVAFCTVKLKPYLKTGSKRKGETA; from the coding sequence ATGCAGAAATTTCCAAAAAGCTTCTGGTATTTTGCCGGATCACAGCTTATCACAAATTTATCGGACGGGATCACAACCATCACGCTGACACTCCTGACTCTCAGCGTGTCAGCCTCTTCCTCCCATCTCGGATACGTGATGGCTGCACTTTCTGCGCCCTGGTTTCTCCTGTCCATTGCGGCCGGAATCGTGATTGACCGGCAGGGCGCCTACCAGACGGCAAAACGGGCAAACGGCCTCCGGGCCCTGGCCTTTTTTCTCTTTGCCGCGTTTTCCGTTTTCGGAAAGCTCTCCATTCCGCTCCTTGCGGTCTTTGCGTTTCTCATGGGAACGCTTGAGGTGCTCTGCGACAACAGCCACTCCATCTTCCTCCCGCGGATTTTGGAGAAAGACCAGCTGGAAAAAGCCAACAGCATCGTATCCACGGCCGAACTGGCTTCCAATAAATTCATCGGCGTCAACCTGGGGAGTCTTTTTTCCATGCTGTCAGGAACCCTCTCCCTCTGTGCGACAGGCGTCTGCTACGTGATGTCCTGCCTGTTCCTCTCTCTTTCTAAGCGGGCCGGTCGGGGCACGCCAAGGGAAGCCGCCTACCGCCCGGCGCCGTCCCCCTCCCGGCTGACAGGAAAATCGTTTCTGTCCGATGTGTCCTTCGGGCTTTTGTATCTGTTCCGCAAAAAGGACATCGGCTTTTTCGTGCTGATTGGTTTCATCCTGAACCTGACTGCCGGCATGCAGCTTGCCTTTTACATTTTATATATCACGGAAACCCTGCATTACAGCCAGCAGGTCTACTCGCTTTTAATCTCCTTTGCCGGCATCGGCTCCCTGCTCGGCGGCGTGGCCGTCTACTTTGTCATCGACCGTTTTGGGAGATATTTTGTCCTAGCATTCTGCTGTGCGGCGGTGTTATTCCAGTTCCTGTTCCGATACGGAACCGCGAGCCTTCTGCCGCTCTTTGCCGCCTCCCTTTTGGAGGGGCTTTCCGTCACGGCCGTCAATACCATTTCCATGTCCCACAGGCAGAGGGAAATCGAGCCGGAATGCATGGGAAAGGTCATGGCTACCACCCGCTTCCTGATTGTGGGCGCCACGTCCCTGGGCTCCCTGGCCGGCGGCTGGGCCGCGGAATCCATAAGCTACCCGGTTCTCGGCCTCGCCATGGGAGCCGCCTCGTTCCTGACGGTCGCCTTCTGTACGGTAAAACTTAAGCCATATCTCAAAACGGGCAGCAAAAGGAAAGGAGAAACAGCATGA
- a CDS encoding AzlC family ABC transporter permease has product MEHTIETPAVSGGIRRKAFAAAFPYTIPIFAGFWFLGITYGIYMNVSGFSFWYPMLMGLTIFGGSLEFVAVSMLLGTFAPLQTLIMTLMIQARHLFYGIAMLDKLKGTGWKKPYLIFGLCDETFSINCSAEIPEGVDKGWFMFFVTLLNQIYWVSGAALGGILGSFITFDTKGLDFVMTAMFVVIFLEQWMKEKRHHTAFIGLFASAACLAVFGADSFMIPTMACILVLLTVFRKPIEKAGGLS; this is encoded by the coding sequence ATGGAACATACTATCGAGACGCCGGCCGTGTCCGGCGGCATAAGGCGAAAGGCATTTGCGGCCGCATTCCCGTACACGATCCCGATTTTTGCGGGCTTCTGGTTTCTGGGAATCACTTACGGCATTTATATGAACGTGTCAGGCTTCAGCTTCTGGTATCCGATGCTCATGGGGCTTACAATTTTCGGCGGCTCGCTGGAGTTTGTGGCCGTATCCATGCTGCTCGGGACATTTGCGCCGCTCCAGACCTTAATCATGACGCTGATGATCCAGGCCAGACACCTTTTTTACGGCATCGCCATGCTGGACAAGCTCAAGGGGACGGGCTGGAAAAAGCCATATCTGATTTTCGGGCTCTGCGATGAGACGTTTTCCATCAACTGTTCGGCCGAAATCCCGGAAGGCGTCGACAAGGGCTGGTTCATGTTTTTCGTGACGCTTTTAAACCAGATTTACTGGGTGTCCGGGGCAGCTTTGGGCGGGATTCTCGGCTCGTTCATCACCTTCGATACGAAGGGGCTGGACTTTGTGATGACGGCCATGTTTGTGGTGATTTTCCTCGAACAGTGGATGAAGGAAAAGCGCCATCATACGGCGTTCATCGGCCTTTTTGCGTCGGCGGCCTGTCTGGCTGTTTTCGGCGCAGATTCGTTTATGATTCCGACGATGGCATGCATCCTGGTTCTTTTAACCGTATTCCGGAAACCCATTGAAAAGGCAGGTGGACTTTCATGA
- a CDS encoding branched-chain amino acid transporter permease encodes MTLTEQILTVAICALGTMATRFLPFLLFSPKRPTPAYVQYLGKALPAAIFGMLVVYCLKNVEFFSGNHGLPELLAIAVTAGLHIWKRQMLVSIAGGTVFYMVLVQMVF; translated from the coding sequence ATGACGCTTACAGAACAGATTCTTACGGTTGCCATCTGTGCCCTGGGCACCATGGCGACGCGGTTTCTTCCGTTCCTTTTGTTTTCGCCGAAGCGGCCGACGCCGGCTTATGTGCAGTACCTTGGCAAGGCGCTTCCGGCAGCTATTTTCGGCATGCTGGTGGTTTACTGTCTGAAAAATGTGGAGTTTTTTTCGGGAAACCATGGGCTTCCGGAGCTTCTCGCCATCGCCGTGACAGCCGGATTGCATATTTGGAAGCGGCAGATGCTTGTGTCCATCGCAGGCGGCACGGTTTTTTACATGGTGCTGGTGCAGATGGTGTTTTAG
- the pcp gene encoding pyroglutamyl-peptidase I, translating into MKVLITGFDPFGGEAINPAWEAVKLLPDEIAGAQVIKMQIPTVVGKSIEKVHEKMVSEQPDIVISVGQAGGRFGVTPERVAINVTDARIPDNEGNQPIDEPVFADGDTAYFSNLPVKAMVQAIKEAGYPSVLSNSAGTYICNHVMYGILYYIQKEFPSVRGGFIHVPYAPAQVTEKPGTPSMAISDIAGSLAAAVAAAVNCKDDIRAVGGEIH; encoded by the coding sequence ATGAAAGTCTTAATTACAGGCTTCGATCCTTTCGGCGGCGAGGCCATCAACCCGGCCTGGGAAGCCGTAAAGCTCCTGCCCGATGAGATCGCAGGCGCTCAGGTCATCAAGATGCAGATCCCGACTGTCGTCGGCAAATCCATTGAAAAGGTCCATGAAAAAATGGTATCCGAACAGCCCGACATCGTCATCAGCGTCGGCCAGGCAGGCGGCCGGTTCGGCGTCACCCCGGAACGTGTTGCCATCAACGTCACCGATGCCAGGATCCCCGACAACGAAGGGAACCAGCCCATCGACGAGCCGGTTTTTGCCGATGGAGATACGGCTTACTTCTCGAATCTTCCTGTGAAAGCCATGGTACAGGCCATCAAGGAGGCCGGTTATCCGTCTGTGCTTTCCAACTCCGCCGGAACTTATATCTGCAACCACGTGATGTACGGCATCCTCTACTACATACAAAAGGAATTCCCGTCCGTCCGTGGCGGGTTCATCCATGTCCCCTACGCCCCGGCCCAGGTGACGGAAAAGCCCGGCACACCGTCCATGGCCATCTCTGACATTGCAGGCTCCCTGGCCGCTGCCGTCGCTGCCGCCGTGAACTGCAAGGACGATATCCGCGCCGTAGGAGGCGAAATTCACTAA